The Aeromicrobium senzhongii genome includes a window with the following:
- a CDS encoding amino acid deaminase/aldolase yields MAPPSLTPPYPRLLRATNLLDTPFAVIDEEALWANASDLVRRANGVPIRLATKSIRVRTIIKNALTLDGFRGVMTYSLAESVWLADHGVDDILLAYPSVEREAYADLVSDERRLASITVMVDSLEALDLIDAYTGPGHPPIRVCLDVDASLRMFGAHLGAHRSPVHTTREAKRIAAEISERPGFDLVGLMFYDAQIAGLPDSGAAVRMVKRRSAGELRRRRRRIVKAVSNMTDLQIVNAGGTGSLDVWRGDSSITELAAGSGLFVPTLFDGYRSFTPRPSAFFALSVVRKPSRDAVTCFGGGYIASGPPGDSRVPTPVWPEGLELYSAEGAGEVQTPLHGKVARSLTIGDRVLFRHAKAGEMCERFDRVALVDQAGHATMIPTYRGEGKNFG; encoded by the coding sequence GTGGCCCCTCCTTCCCTCACTCCCCCGTATCCCCGCCTCCTGCGCGCCACGAACCTGCTCGACACGCCCTTCGCGGTGATCGACGAGGAGGCCCTGTGGGCCAACGCGAGCGACCTCGTCCGGCGGGCGAACGGCGTGCCGATCCGCCTGGCGACCAAGTCGATCCGGGTCCGCACGATCATCAAGAACGCGCTGACCCTGGACGGTTTCCGTGGCGTCATGACGTACTCGCTGGCCGAGTCCGTGTGGCTTGCCGACCATGGCGTCGACGACATCTTGCTGGCCTACCCCAGCGTCGAGCGCGAGGCGTACGCCGACCTCGTCTCGGACGAGCGCCGGCTGGCCTCGATCACGGTCATGGTCGACTCCCTCGAGGCGCTCGACCTCATCGACGCGTACACCGGTCCGGGCCACCCGCCGATCCGCGTCTGCCTCGACGTCGACGCATCCCTGCGGATGTTCGGCGCTCACCTGGGCGCCCACCGCTCCCCCGTCCACACCACGCGCGAGGCGAAACGGATCGCCGCCGAGATCAGCGAGCGTCCGGGCTTCGACCTGGTGGGCCTGATGTTCTACGACGCTCAGATCGCCGGCCTGCCCGACAGCGGCGCGGCCGTCCGCATGGTCAAGCGCCGCTCCGCCGGCGAGTTGCGCCGCCGCCGTCGCCGCATCGTCAAGGCGGTGTCGAACATGACCGACCTGCAGATCGTCAACGCCGGCGGCACCGGCAGTCTTGACGTCTGGCGCGGCGACTCCTCGATCACCGAGTTGGCCGCGGGCTCGGGCCTGTTCGTGCCCACCCTCTTCGACGGCTACCGCTCCTTCACTCCGCGTCCCTCGGCCTTCTTCGCGCTCTCGGTGGTGCGCAAGCCCTCGCGCGACGCGGTCACGTGCTTCGGCGGCGGGTACATCGCCTCCGGCCCGCCGGGTGACTCCCGGGTCCCCACGCCGGTGTGGCCCGAGGGCCTCGAGCTGTACTCCGCCGAGGGCGCCGGCGAGGTCCAGACCCCGTTGCACGGCAAGGTGGCGCGCTCCCTGACGATCGGCGACCGCGTGCTCTT